TGCTGCTCGCCCAGGGCGAGGAGCGCGGCGTGCAGGTGCACACCCACCAGCGGGTCACCGGCCTCGAGCGCCTGGACGACGGCCGCTGGCGGGTCACCGTCACCGACCGGCGCAGCGGCGAGGAGCGCTCGGTGCGCACCCGCTTCGTCTTCGTGGGCGCCGGTGGCGGCGCGCTGCCGCTGCTGCAGAAGGCCGCCATCCCCGAGATCCGCGGCTTCGGCGGCTTCCCGGTCAGCGGCCTGTTCCTCCGCACCCGCTCCCCCGAGCTGGTGACCAGGCACCAGGCCAAGGTCTACGGCCAGGCCGCCGTCGGCGCGCCGCCGATGTCGGTGCCGCACCTGGACCTGCGCCTGGTCGACGGCGAGTACTCGCTGCTGTTCGGCCCCTACGCCGGCTTCTCGCCGAGGTTCCTCAAGGCGGGCTCGGTGTTCGACCTGCCGCTGAGCGTCAAGCCGGACAACCTCGGCTCGATGCTCGGCGTCGCGCGCACCGAGATGGCGCTGACGAAGTACCTGGTCACCGAGCTGCTGCAGTCGCGCAGCGCCCGGCACCGCACGCTGACCGCCTTCGTGCCGCTCGCCGAGCAGGCCGACTGGGAGATGGTCACCGCCGGCCAGCGGGTGCAGGTCATCAAGCAGGACGCCACGACCGGCCGCGGCGTGCTGCAGTTCGGCACCGAGCTGATCGTCGGCTCCGACGGGTCCATCGCCGGCCTGCTGGGCGCCTCGCCGGGTGCCTCGACCGCCGTCTCGGCGATGCTCACGCTGGTCGAGCGCTGCTTCCCCGACCGGGTCGCCGTCCGCCGCGGTGCGCTGGAGGAGGCCATCCCCTCCTACGGCCGCGACCTCTCCTCCGACCCGGCCCTGCTGGCCGCCGTCCGCGAGGAGACCACGCAGACCCTCGAGCTCAACGGCTGACCTCGGCCCCGCTGCAGGTCCCGCCGCGAGCTCGCGAGTGGCGGGGCATCGGTCAGTCCACCTCGGTGACCGCGCCCTCCTCACCCCGCCAGGCGGCCAGCCGGCCGGCGCGGCTGATCGCCCGCAGCCGGCGCTCGGCCTCGGGGCGGGAGCGGCGGGCCGAGACGAGCAGCGCCTGGTCCCCGCGCATGAGCCGGGTGGTCGCGTCCGGCACGAACGAGCGGCCGTCGCGGACGATGAGCACCACCGCGGCGTCCTCGGGCAGCCGCAGCTCGGGCAGGTAGACGCCGTGCAGCCGGGAGCCCTCAGGCACCCGCATCTGCATCAGCTCGGCGTCGAGCTCCTCCAGCGGGGCGGACTCCACCTCGACCTCGCGCGGGGTCAGCGGCGTGGCGATACCGAGCCGGCGGGCCACCCACGGCAGCGACCAGCCCTGCACGAGGGTGAAGACGACGACGAGCACGAACACCGTGTCGAAGACGCGCGCGGCCTCGGGCACCTGCGCGGTCAGCGGGAAGGTGGCCAGCACGATGGGCACCGCGCCGCGCAGGCCCGCCCACGAGATGAACACCTGCTGCGCCCACGGCATGCGGAACCAGACCAGGCTGGCGGCCACCGACAGCGGGCGCGCGACCAGCAGCAGCGCCAGGCCGACCACCAGCGCCGGGCCGATCGCGCCGGGCAGCCGGCCGGGTGAGACCAGCAGCCCCAGCAGCACGAACAGCCCGATCTGCGCGAGGGAGGCCATCCCCTCGGCGAAGCCGATCGTGGCCGACCGGTGCGGCAGCGCCGCGTTGCCCAGCACCAGCCCGCACAGGTAGACGGCGACGAACCCCGAGGTGTGCGCCAGCGATGCCGAGGCGAAGGCCAGCACGCACAGCGCGAGGGTGGCCAGCGGGTAGAAGCCCGACAGCGGCAGCGCCGAGCGCCGCAGCAGCCACGCCCCGCCGGCGCCCAGCACGATGCCGATGACCGACCCGCCGGCCAGCTCGGCGACCACCACGAGCGCGGTCACCCACCAGACCGCCGTCGCCTCGCCGGTGAGGGTGTCGGCCAGCGCGATGACCAGCAGGATGACCGGCGCGTCGTTGAGGCCGCTCTCCACCTCCAGCGCGGCGGCCATCCGCCGGGGCAGCGGCAGCCGGCGCAGGTTGGCGAACACCGCGGCGGCGTCGGTGGAGCTGACGACGGCGCCGAGCAGGAGCGCGAAGGTCCAGTCCAGGCCGAGCAGCGCGACGGCGATCGCGGCCGTCGTCGCCACGCTCACCAGCACCCCGACGGTCGACAGCGCCAGGCCCGGGCCGACCGCCCGCCGGACGTCGGCCCAGCGGGTGGTCAGACCACCCTCGGCGAGGATGACGACGAGCGCGGCGACGCCGAGGGTCTGGGTGAGCGCGACGTCCTCGAACTCGATGCCGACGCCGCTCTCCCCCAGCGCCACGCCGAGCGCCAGGTACAGCAGCAGGCTGGGCAGGCCGAGGCGGTCGGACAGGCGCAGGGCGATCGCGGCGACGAGCACGACCAGCGCCCCGACGGCCAGGGCGACGGTGACCGTGGTGTTCACCGCGCCCCGCCCATGGCCGCATCCTCCCGTACCCCGGGACGGGGGCCGTCGCCCCGGCACCGGGGCACGCTCGACGCCCCCGGGCACCCGGTGCCTCGGCGGCGATCCCGCTCGACGCCTCGGGGATGATGGAGCCGTGAGTTCTCCGTTCCGTGCGCTGCCGCCCCAGGTCGACCTGCCCGCGCTCGAGCAGGACGTGCTGCGGCGCTGGGAGGACCGCGGCGTGTTCGCCCGCTCCCTGGAGGCGACCGAGGGCCGCCCGCAGTGGGTCTTCTACGAGGGGCCGCCCACCGCCAACGGCCGCCCCGGCACCCACCACATCGAGGCCCGCGCGTTCAAGGACGTCTTCCCCCGCTTCAAGACCATGCAGGGCTGGCACGTGCCCCGCCGCGCCGGCTGGGACTGCCACGGCCTGCCCGTGGAGATCGCCGTCGAGCAGGAGCTCGGCTTCGCCGGCAAGCCCGACATCGAGCGCTACGGCATCGCCGAGTTCAACGCCCGCTGCCGCGAGTCGGTCATGCGCCACGTCGACTCGTTCAGCGACCTCACCCGCCGCATGGGCTACTGGGTCGACATGTCCACCGCCTACTGGACGATGGACCCGGCCTACATCGAGAGCGTGTGGTGGTCGCTCAAGCAGGTCTTCGACAAGGGCCTGCTGGTCGAGGACCACCGCGTCGCCCCCTACTGCCCGCGCTGCGGCACCGGCCTGTCCGACCACGAGGTCGCCCAGGGCTACGAGTCGATCACCGACCCCTCGGTCTACGTCCGCCTGCCGGTCACCGACGGCGAGTGGGCCGGGAAGGCCGACCTGCTGGTCTGGACGACGACGCCGTGGACGCTGCCGAGCAACACCGCCGTGGCGGTCCACCCGGACGTCACCTACCTCGTCGCGAGGCGCGGCGAGGACACCCTCGTCGTCGCCGAGCCGCTGCTGGGCGCCGTCTTCGGCGATCCCGACGACGTCGAGGTGCTCGCGCGCACCACCGGCCGCGACTGGGAGCGGGTGCACTACCGGCGGCCCTTCGAGCTGGTCGACTTCCCCGAGGGCGAGGACACCCACTTCGTCGTCCTCGCCGACTACGTCACCACCGACGACGGCACCGGGCTGGTCCACCAGTCCCCCGCGTTCGGCGCCGACGACCTCGCCGTCTGCCGCTCCTACGGCCTGCCGGTGGTCAACCCGATCGACTCGTCCGGCCACTTCCTGCCGGAGCTGCCGCTGGTGGGCGGGCACTTCTTCAAGGCCGCCGACGACGCCCTCGTCGTCGACCTGCAGTCCCGCGGCGTGCTGTGGCGCGAGCAGCGCTACGAGCACAGCTACCCGCACTGCTGGCGCTGCCACACGCCGCTCATGTACTACGCGCAGCCGTCCTGGTACATCCGCACCAGCGCGGTCAAGGACCAGCTGCTCGCCGAGAACGAGAAGACCCACTGGCACCCGGAGACCATCCAGTGGGGCCGCTACGGCGACTGGCTGAACAACAACGTCGACTGGGCGCTCTCGCGCGACCGCTACTGGGGCACACCGCTGCCCATCTGGCGCAACGACGCCGACCCGAGCCGGATGGTCGCCGTCGGCTCGCTGGCCGAGCTGTCGGAGCTGACCGGACGGGACCTCGCCGACCTCGACCCGCACCGGCCCTTCATCGACGAGGTGACCTTCACCCGTCCCGGCGAGGAGGGCACCTACCGGCGGGTCCGGCCGGTCATCGACGCCTGGTACGACTCGGGCTCGATGCCCTTCGCGCAGTGGGGCGCGCCGCACCGCAACCGCGAGGAGTTCGAGGCCGCCTACCCGGCACAGTTCATCTGCGAGGCCATCGACCAGACGCGCGGCTGGTTCTACACGCTCATGGCCGTGGGCACGCTGGTGTTCGGCAGGAGCTCCTACGAGAACGTGCTGTGCCTGGGCCACATCCTCGCCGAGGACGGCCGCAAGATGAGCAAGCACCTGGGCAACATCCTCGAGCCGATCCCGCTGATGGACCGGCACGGTGCCGACGCCGTCCGCTGGTTCATGCTGGCCGGCGGATCGCCGTGGTCGGCCCGCCGGGTGGGCCACGAGACCCTGTCCGAGGTGGTCCGCAAGGTCCTGCTGACCTACTGGAACACCGCCAGCTTCCTCACCCTCTACGCCGAGACCAACGGCTGGGACCCGGCGGGCGGGCGGGACGGCGACCGTGTGCCGCCGCGCGAGGAGCGACCGCTGCTCGACCGCTGGGCACTGGCGCAGCTGGCCGCGGTCACCGAGGGCGTCACCGACGCCCTCGAGGCCTTCGACACCCAGGGCGCCGGGCGGCTGCTCGCCCAGTTCGTCGACGACCTGTCCAACTGGTACGTGCGCCGCTCCCGCCGTCGCTTCTGGGACGGCGACCCGGCGGCGCTGGGCACGCTGCACGAGGTGCTCGACGGGCTGACCCGGCTCATGGCGCCGTTCACCCCGTTCCTCACCGACTCCGTGTGGACGGCGGTCGTGGCGCCCGGCCTCGGCGCGGACGCCCCCGACTCGGTGCACCTGGCCTCCTGGCCGGCCGTCGACGAGGCCGCCCGCGACCCGCAGCTCCTGGCGCAGGTGGACCTGGTCCGGCGACTGGTGGAGCTCGGCCGCTCCGCGCGGACGTCGGCGAAGGTGCGCACCCGGCAGCCGCTGGCGCGGGCCGTCGTCGCCGCGCCCGGCTGGGCGTCCCTGCCCCGCGACCTGGTGGCGGAGGTGGCCGACGAGCTCAACGTCACCGAGCTGGCCGACCTCTCCGCCGTCGGCGGCGACCTGGTCGACGTGCGCGTCAAGGTCGACTTCCGCGCCGTCGGGCGGAGGCTGGGCGGGCAGGTGCAGGCGGTGGCCAGGGCCGTCGCCGCGGCCGACCCGGCCGCGCTGGTGGCCGCCTACCGGGCCGGGACGGCGTCGGTCGAGGTCGACGGCGCGAGCGTGCCCCTCGAGGACGGCGACCTGGTGGTCACCGAGACACCGCGCGAGGGCTGGACCGTGGCCAGCGGCGGCGGGCTGACCGTCGCGCTCGACCTCGAGCTGACCCCTGAGCTGGAGCGCGCCGGCCTGGTCCGCGAGGCGGTGCGGCTGGTGCAGGAGGCCCGCAAGACCAGCGGCCTGGCCGTCAGCGACCGCATCGAGCTGTGGTGGACCGCCGGGGGCGCCCTCGCCGAGGCGCTCACCGAGCACGGCGAGCAGGTCGCCGGCGAGGTGCTCGCCGTGGCGGTGCACGCCGGCGCCGCCGGCGAGGGCCCCGGGGTCGAGGGGCCGCAGGGCTCGCGCTTCTGGGTCGCCCGCGCCTGACGGAGGGCCTGCCTGCCCCCGTCGCTCGCGAGCCCGCGGCGGGACCCTGCAGGCAGGCCGTCGGTCAGGCGCGGCGGGCGGCCCGGCGGGCGCGCTCGACCCCCGCCAGGTGCGCGTCGGGGCCGCACACGGCGCACGGGGTGAACCCGTCGGTGCGCGCCTCGCCGACCGGCAGCGGGACGATCTCCCGGCCGGCCAGCCAGCGGCAGCCGCCGAGGTGGTAGCGCGGGTGCTCGTCGACGACGAGCACCTCGTCGGTCAGGTCGACCACCAGCAGCAGGTCGGTGACCTCGACGTCCTCCTCCGCGGGCTCGCCGGCGGCCGGTGGTCCCCCGGGCGCCGACCGGGTGGCCGGCGGCGCGGCCGGACGGGCGCCGTCCTCCGGGCTCCGGGTGGCCGGGGCCCCGTGCCGGTCGGCGGTCGGCTGCGCCGGAGCCCGGGGGGTGTCACCGCGGGTCGGCCCGTGGTCCGTCGCGGGCGGGACCGGGCGGGCCGGGGTGTCCGGGACCGGTGACCGGTCCCCCGCCGGCGTCCGGAGCCGGGCGACGAGCAGCAGCACCGCGGCGAGGCCGCAGGTGGCCACGCAGGCCCAGTACCAGGTGGCGACGTCGGTCAGGACGCCGGTGACGAACAGACCGAGGCCCGCGAGGACGAGCAGGCCGGCGAGCAGGACCACGAGGCGACTGTAACGGCGCTGCGCTCACGGCGAGTGGCGCCCCGGGAACGCGACAGGGCCCCCGGACGGTCGTCCGGGGGCCCTGTCGCGGCGGGTTCAGGCGGGGGCGTGCTGGTTCTGCCGGCTGGCCGAGGACGGC
This region of Geodermatophilus bullaregiensis genomic DNA includes:
- the mqo gene encoding malate dehydrogenase (quinone) translates to MSTDLGSATDPDVVLVGGGIMSATLASLLGVLAPEWSVTVFESAADVAGESSDAWNNAGTGHAALCELNYTPAGPDGRVDATKARTINEQFQVSRQFWSHLVRTGLTGSPKDFITPVPHVGFVTGEAGRAYMRNRYAALSAEPLFAGLEHTDDPAELARWVPLVMDGRDPRQPVAATRSVAGTDVNFGALTRLLLAQGEERGVQVHTHQRVTGLERLDDGRWRVTVTDRRSGEERSVRTRFVFVGAGGGALPLLQKAAIPEIRGFGGFPVSGLFLRTRSPELVTRHQAKVYGQAAVGAPPMSVPHLDLRLVDGEYSLLFGPYAGFSPRFLKAGSVFDLPLSVKPDNLGSMLGVARTEMALTKYLVTELLQSRSARHRTLTAFVPLAEQADWEMVTAGQRVQVIKQDATTGRGVLQFGTELIVGSDGSIAGLLGASPGASTAVSAMLTLVERCFPDRVAVRRGALEEAIPSYGRDLSSDPALLAAVREETTQTLELNG
- a CDS encoding potassium/proton antiporter, which encodes MNTTVTVALAVGALVVLVAAIALRLSDRLGLPSLLLYLALGVALGESGVGIEFEDVALTQTLGVAALVVILAEGGLTTRWADVRRAVGPGLALSTVGVLVSVATTAAIAVALLGLDWTFALLLGAVVSSTDAAAVFANLRRLPLPRRMAAALEVESGLNDAPVILLVIALADTLTGEATAVWWVTALVVVAELAGGSVIGIVLGAGGAWLLRRSALPLSGFYPLATLALCVLAFASASLAHTSGFVAVYLCGLVLGNAALPHRSATIGFAEGMASLAQIGLFVLLGLLVSPGRLPGAIGPALVVGLALLLVARPLSVAASLVWFRMPWAQQVFISWAGLRGAVPIVLATFPLTAQVPEAARVFDTVFVLVVVFTLVQGWSLPWVARRLGIATPLTPREVEVESAPLEELDAELMQMRVPEGSRLHGVYLPELRLPEDAAVVLIVRDGRSFVPDATTRLMRGDQALLVSARRSRPEAERRLRAISRAGRLAAWRGEEGAVTEVD
- the ileS gene encoding isoleucine--tRNA ligase, producing the protein MSSPFRALPPQVDLPALEQDVLRRWEDRGVFARSLEATEGRPQWVFYEGPPTANGRPGTHHIEARAFKDVFPRFKTMQGWHVPRRAGWDCHGLPVEIAVEQELGFAGKPDIERYGIAEFNARCRESVMRHVDSFSDLTRRMGYWVDMSTAYWTMDPAYIESVWWSLKQVFDKGLLVEDHRVAPYCPRCGTGLSDHEVAQGYESITDPSVYVRLPVTDGEWAGKADLLVWTTTPWTLPSNTAVAVHPDVTYLVARRGEDTLVVAEPLLGAVFGDPDDVEVLARTTGRDWERVHYRRPFELVDFPEGEDTHFVVLADYVTTDDGTGLVHQSPAFGADDLAVCRSYGLPVVNPIDSSGHFLPELPLVGGHFFKAADDALVVDLQSRGVLWREQRYEHSYPHCWRCHTPLMYYAQPSWYIRTSAVKDQLLAENEKTHWHPETIQWGRYGDWLNNNVDWALSRDRYWGTPLPIWRNDADPSRMVAVGSLAELSELTGRDLADLDPHRPFIDEVTFTRPGEEGTYRRVRPVIDAWYDSGSMPFAQWGAPHRNREEFEAAYPAQFICEAIDQTRGWFYTLMAVGTLVFGRSSYENVLCLGHILAEDGRKMSKHLGNILEPIPLMDRHGADAVRWFMLAGGSPWSARRVGHETLSEVVRKVLLTYWNTASFLTLYAETNGWDPAGGRDGDRVPPREERPLLDRWALAQLAAVTEGVTDALEAFDTQGAGRLLAQFVDDLSNWYVRRSRRRFWDGDPAALGTLHEVLDGLTRLMAPFTPFLTDSVWTAVVAPGLGADAPDSVHLASWPAVDEAARDPQLLAQVDLVRRLVELGRSARTSAKVRTRQPLARAVVAAPGWASLPRDLVAEVADELNVTELADLSAVGGDLVDVRVKVDFRAVGRRLGGQVQAVARAVAAADPAALVAAYRAGTASVEVDGASVPLEDGDLVVTETPREGWTVASGGGLTVALDLELTPELERAGLVREAVRLVQEARKTSGLAVSDRIELWWTAGGALAEALTEHGEQVAGEVLAVAVHAGAAGEGPGVEGPQGSRFWVARA